One region of Eupeodes corollae chromosome 1, idEupCoro1.1, whole genome shotgun sequence genomic DNA includes:
- the LOC129942051 gene encoding uncharacterized protein LOC129942051 yields MIACTLAVAVARPEPPSGRYGPPAAPQQKYGPPPAPQKDYGPPPSAPAQQYGPPKPQPLPLYGPPAPFYGPPAAENIITKNVYVHVPPEEPEEYPASAPIQISQPKKHYKIIFIKAPNPPSPAAQVLPPPPQDEHKTLVYVLVKKPEPPAPLILPTPAPTEPSKPEVYFIKYKNAAKPALEYGPPPSKPAEEYGPPEKF; encoded by the coding sequence ATGATTGCGTGTACATTGGCAGTAGCTGTGGCTAGGCCAGAGCCACCCAGTGGACGTTATGGACCTCCAGCGGCACCACAACAAAAGTACGGACCACCACCAGCCCCTCAAAAGGACTACGGTCCACCACCATCGGCACCGGCCCAACAATATGGCCCACCTAAACCACAACCGCTTCCTCTTTACGGACCACCAGCTCCATTCTATGGACCACCAGCAGCTGAAAATATAATCACCAAGAACGTTTATGTTCACGTACCACCAGAGGAACCCGAGGAGTATCCAGCTAGTGCGCCAATTCAAATTTCACAACCCAAGAAGCACTACAAAATCATTTTCATCAAAGCACCAAATCCTCCCTCACCAGCCGCACAAGTTCTTCCTCCACCACCGCAGGACGAACACAAAACTTTGGTTTACGTTCTTGTCAAGAAACCCGAACCTCCAGCACCGCTCATCCTGCCAACACCAGCACCAACCGAACCAAGCAAGCCAGAGGTTTACTTTATCAAGTACAAGAATGCCGCAAAACCAGCCCTCGAATACGGTCCACCGCCATCGAAGCCAGCAGAAGAATATGGTCCACCAGAAAAGTTCTAA